The Acidobacteriota bacterium nucleotide sequence TGGGGAGGATGCGGGGAGTCTGCTGATGTGCTCAGCTTTTGCAAGAGCGCAACGTTGGAGGAAGTGCGAATGCACGGTCGCGTACTCACTCCCGGCCGCCATGCCGGCATCGCACCGCAGTTGGAGGACCTGGAACCGTTCGAGGAGACGATGGGTCGCCTCACCCCCCAATGGCGGGAGCAACAGGCCGAGGCCCACAGGCTGGACGTGGCCATCGAGGAGAACCTGACACTGCCGGGGTTCGGAAGTGAATCCGAGGGAGAACGATGATTCGACCAATTGAAGTGGAGGCTCGAGAGCGATACCGGATTTGGCTCAGATATTCCGATGGTTCATCCGGAGAAATCGACCTGTCCCATCTGGCCGGACGTGGCGTCTTCGCCGCGTGGGATGAGCCTGGCCGATTCCAGCAAGTGCGCGTTGCTCCGCACAGAGCGATTACGTGGGACGCCGGCATCGAGCTCTGCCCCGACGCGCTCTACATGCAGTTGACCGGCAAGACGAGCGCATGGAGTCGCCCGGCAGGATCGAACCGTTGGAGTCACGGGCCGCCGAATGCTGCGATTGAGCGATCCCAAGTAAGGAAGTTGTCATGACTGCACAGGAACTAATGAAATTCTTGCAGACCTACCCGCCGGACCTGCGCGTGGTCGTGAACGGCTATGAAGAAGGCTACGACGACCTGTCGCCGGGGCAGATCCGTGTCGTGACGATAAGC carries:
- a CDS encoding DUF2442 domain-containing protein, producing the protein MIRPIEVEARERYRIWLRYSDGSSGEIDLSHLAGRGVFAAWDEPGRFQQVRVAPHRAITWDAGIELCPDALYMQLTGKTSAWSRPAGSNRWSHGPPNAAIERSQVRKLS